One window of the Parasphingopyxis algicola genome contains the following:
- a CDS encoding sterol desaturase family protein, with protein MTGSLTAILLSALAMTLIVGLRYLAASGFFAWLTGKVRPGLYSSLRPQIGREIYWSLLSAAIYGVPAGIVAWGWNTQGWTLIYTDITAYPLWYLPVSIFLYLFAQDTWFYWTHRWMHRPRVFRIAHAVHHASRPPTAWAAMSFHPIEALTLAIFVPLLVFLIPIHIVALAIVLTIMTIMGVTNHMGWEIFPRLIVEGVAGRWLITASHHQRHHADYRCNYGLYFRFWDRLCRTDTGLGSFDGESRGRGGGVAPARRSQPERPA; from the coding sequence ATGACCGGCAGCCTCACCGCCATCCTGCTCTCGGCGCTCGCCATGACGCTGATCGTCGGGCTGCGCTATCTGGCGGCGAGCGGCTTTTTCGCCTGGCTGACCGGCAAGGTCCGCCCCGGCCTCTATTCCAGCCTGCGTCCGCAGATCGGCCGTGAAATCTACTGGTCGCTGCTGAGCGCGGCGATCTACGGCGTGCCCGCGGGTATCGTCGCCTGGGGCTGGAACACGCAGGGCTGGACGCTGATCTATACCGATATCACGGCCTATCCGCTCTGGTATCTGCCGGTCTCGATCTTCCTCTATCTGTTCGCGCAGGACACATGGTTCTACTGGACGCATCGCTGGATGCACCGGCCGCGCGTCTTCCGGATCGCCCATGCCGTCCACCATGCCAGCCGGCCGCCCACAGCCTGGGCGGCGATGAGCTTCCATCCGATCGAGGCGCTGACCCTCGCGATCTTCGTTCCGCTGCTCGTCTTCCTGATCCCCATCCACATTGTCGCTTTGGCTATCGTTTTAACCATTATGACGATAATGGGGGTGACAAATCACATGGGCTGGGAAATTTTCCCTAGGTTAATAGTCGAAGGGGTAGCAGGCCGCTGGCTGATCACGGCAAGCCATCATCAGCGGCATCACGCAGACTATAGGTGTAATTATGGGTTATATTTCCGGTTCTGGGACCGGCTCTGCCGGACGGACACGGGGCTGGGCAGCTTCGACGGCGAAAGCCGGGGCCGCGGCGGCGGCGTTGCTCCTGCTCGGCGGAGTCAGCCCGAGCGGCCAGCTTGA
- a CDS encoding serine hydrolase domain-containing protein, whose product MIRTALLVAAALLAGSPTAACADDAPPITDTLDLAAMSAAIDGGEYRRIEAIVVDRGGAILFEDYYRESGPESRIDARSAGKSITALAVGMAIADGALAGVDLPLLSFFAAEEPIAHDGAAKRAITLHDALTMSSALDCNDWIGESPGNEERMYDSGDWTRFALDIPLDAEYRRHAVSGQGRFSYCTAGAFLLGRVVERSVGEPFEAYVQRRLFDPLGIVDPEWTRAPEGVVQTGGQLSLRARDFAALGRLVLDGGEHDGSQLVPRDWIRGLYRPRVRATPDQSYGYLWWFANFRAPGAERDYSALMMSGNGGNKVAVFPELDAVVTILSTNYNRRDMHRQTAALIERYILPALVARFGEVEPAR is encoded by the coding sequence ATGATCAGAACCGCGCTGCTCGTTGCCGCAGCATTGCTCGCCGGTTCGCCGACCGCGGCCTGCGCCGACGACGCGCCGCCGATCACCGATACGCTCGACCTTGCCGCCATGTCCGCGGCGATCGATGGCGGCGAGTACCGCCGGATCGAGGCGATTGTCGTCGACCGGGGCGGCGCGATCCTGTTCGAGGACTATTATCGGGAGAGCGGCCCGGAATCGCGGATCGACGCGCGGTCCGCCGGCAAATCGATCACCGCGCTCGCGGTCGGCATGGCCATCGCGGACGGCGCGCTGGCGGGCGTCGATCTGCCGTTATTGTCCTTCTTCGCCGCGGAAGAGCCGATCGCGCATGACGGCGCGGCCAAGCGCGCGATCACGCTGCACGATGCGCTGACCATGTCCTCCGCGCTCGACTGCAACGACTGGATCGGGGAGAGCCCGGGCAATGAAGAACGGATGTACGACAGCGGCGACTGGACCCGCTTCGCCCTCGATATCCCGCTCGATGCCGAATATCGCCGCCACGCGGTGAGCGGCCAGGGCCGCTTCTCCTATTGCACGGCGGGCGCCTTCCTTCTCGGCCGCGTCGTCGAGCGATCGGTCGGCGAGCCGTTCGAGGCCTATGTCCAGCGCCGGTTGTTCGATCCGCTCGGCATCGTCGATCCCGAATGGACCCGCGCGCCCGAAGGCGTCGTCCAGACCGGTGGGCAGCTCAGCCTGCGCGCCCGCGATTTCGCCGCGCTCGGCCGGCTCGTACTGGACGGCGGGGAGCATGACGGCAGCCAACTTGTCCCGCGCGACTGGATCCGGGGACTCTACCGGCCCCGCGTCCGGGCGACGCCCGATCAGTCCTATGGCTATCTCTGGTGGTTCGCCAATTTCCGCGCGCCCGGTGCCGAACGCGATTATTCCGCGCTGATGATGTCGGGCAATGGCGGTAACAAGGTGGCGGTCTTCCCGGAGCTCGACGCGGTCGTCACGATCCTCAGCACCAATTACAACCGCCGCGACATGCATCGGCAGACCGCCGCGCTGATCGAGCGCTATATCCTCCCCGCGCTCGTCGCCCGCTTCGGGGAGGTCGAACCCGCGCGCTGA
- a CDS encoding aldo/keto reductase, which yields MDYYTLGNSGLKVSRLALGTMTFGDDWGWGADDAASRRIFDTYVEAGGNFFDTADLYTNGASEQMLGKYIKDAGIRDKAVIATKFSYNAEPGNPNAGGNGRKNIMRAVEGSLERLGTDYIDLYILHTWDRLTPAEEVMRTMDDLVRQGKVRHVGLSDVPGWYAARAQTIAEWRGYEPVSALQLEYSLVERAIEDEFVDFGTRHGAGIMVWSPLASGLLSGKYKPSTDNAPEGEGRLQAVAGSTNPALDKFTTRNWAIIGELEKVAGELDRSMAQVAVNWVANRPGVASVLVGATKVEQLEDNLGALDFTLPAELQERLDTVSARDPRFPYSFFTPAIQGMLNGGAAIGEKPAGYVPDRLISGEGAGVTGD from the coding sequence ATGGACTATTACACCCTCGGCAATAGCGGCCTCAAGGTCAGCCGCCTCGCGCTCGGCACGATGACTTTCGGCGACGATTGGGGCTGGGGCGCCGACGATGCCGCCTCGCGCCGGATCTTCGATACCTATGTCGAGGCCGGCGGCAATTTCTTCGACACCGCCGATCTCTATACCAACGGCGCCTCGGAGCAGATGCTCGGCAAATATATCAAGGATGCCGGGATTCGCGACAAGGCCGTCATCGCGACCAAGTTCAGCTATAATGCCGAACCCGGCAATCCCAATGCGGGCGGCAACGGGCGCAAGAATATCATGCGCGCGGTGGAGGGATCGCTCGAGCGGCTCGGCACCGACTATATCGACCTCTACATCCTCCACACCTGGGACCGGCTGACACCGGCCGAAGAGGTGATGCGGACGATGGACGATCTCGTGCGGCAAGGAAAAGTCCGCCATGTCGGCCTGTCGGACGTGCCCGGCTGGTACGCGGCGCGCGCGCAGACGATCGCCGAATGGCGCGGCTATGAACCGGTCTCCGCGCTGCAGCTCGAATACAGCCTCGTCGAGCGCGCTATCGAGGACGAGTTCGTCGATTTCGGCACCCGGCACGGCGCGGGCATCATGGTGTGGAGCCCGCTCGCTTCGGGGCTGCTGTCCGGTAAGTACAAGCCGAGCACCGACAATGCGCCCGAAGGCGAGGGCCGGCTCCAGGCGGTGGCCGGGTCGACCAATCCCGCGCTCGACAAGTTTACGACACGCAACTGGGCGATCATCGGCGAGCTGGAAAAGGTCGCCGGAGAACTCGATCGCTCGATGGCGCAGGTCGCGGTGAACTGGGTCGCGAACCGGCCCGGCGTCGCCAGCGTGTTGGTCGGCGCGACCAAGGTCGAGCAGCTCGAGGATAATCTCGGTGCGCTCGATTTCACGCTGCCCGCAGAGTTGCAGGAACGGCTCGACACGGTCAGCGCGCGCGATCCGCGCTTCCCTTACAGCTTCTTCACCCCGGCGATCCAGGGGATGCTCAACGGCGGTGCGGCGATCGGCGAAAAGCCCGCCGGCTATGTGCCCGATCGCCTGATTTCCGGCGAAGGCGCGGGCGTGACCGGCGATTGA
- a CDS encoding DUF2141 domain-containing protein encodes MLLLGGVSPSGQLEVNVEDLRSDNGLLHVCVTRDEAHFPDCENDPAATKESFRVRDTRSVRFANLPSGDYAIAILHDENGNSRLDRFAGIPREGIGFSRNPRFSFGPPRFSSARFTLGNRGDVQMIRMRYFL; translated from the coding sequence TTGCTCCTGCTCGGCGGAGTCAGCCCGAGCGGCCAGCTTGAAGTCAATGTCGAAGATCTGAGATCCGACAACGGCCTGCTCCATGTCTGCGTAACCCGCGACGAAGCCCATTTTCCGGACTGCGAAAACGATCCCGCGGCGACCAAGGAAAGCTTCCGCGTCCGCGACACCCGCTCGGTGCGCTTCGCCAACCTGCCGTCCGGCGACTATGCGATCGCCATCCTGCATGACGAGAACGGCAATTCGCGGCTCGACCGGTTCGCCGGCATCCCGCGCGAGGGCATCGGCTTTTCCAGAAACCCGCGCTTCTCCTTCGGGCCCCCGCGTTTCTCCTCGGCCCGGTTTACGCTCGGCAATCGCGGCGATGTGCAGATGATCCGGATGCGCTATTTCCTCTGA
- a CDS encoding TonB-dependent receptor plug domain-containing protein — MTILTKSVAASALLLPAAAMAQTAPGDPELVVTGTRAPDPVPADQLGASLTVIDDEALTQRQAREIADILRDVPGLAVSGVAGQTQVRIRGTEANHTLVLIDGIEVSDPFFGEFDFGSLAIDSAARIEVLRGQQSALYGSDAIGGVIHYITLTGREAPGPQLRAEGGSFGTFNAAARYAGVAGDVDYAISATHLGTDGTVGTRGGMRDLDKRTNSVSVNALWTPASNTRLRFVGRWSNTESEFNNQDFTPGSPTFGFAVDSPGTYVENRGLYALVGGEVDLLDGRWTHALTGQIADIDRDGFSNDVPDSGNEGQRLKASYVSSLRLGTEALRHTITFAGDWERERFRNTTPGGFAFTGRRQIRNLGLVAEYGLVAGDRLAFDAALRFDDNSRFDDTLTYRVQGSYRFDFGLRARAAAGSGIKNPGFFELFGFVDGRFIGNAALKPERSEGWEIGLEQELADGAVTIGATYFDSTLEDEIFTDFPPPDFLATPVNRTTESRQHGVETFLRARLGPQWRIDASYTRLTARENGTREIRRPRDTANVAIAWTAPEERGGLTLVIRHSGSQTDNAFLDPSFVPTTVTLDSFTLVSLAGSLRLIEGVELTARVENLFDEEYEQIFSFTNPGIGAFAGVRARF, encoded by the coding sequence ATGACTATCCTGACCAAAAGCGTAGCCGCCTCGGCACTGCTGCTTCCCGCCGCCGCCATGGCGCAAACAGCCCCCGGCGATCCCGAACTCGTCGTGACCGGCACCCGGGCGCCCGACCCGGTGCCCGCCGACCAGCTCGGCGCCTCGCTGACCGTGATCGACGATGAAGCGCTGACCCAGCGCCAGGCGCGCGAAATCGCCGATATATTACGCGACGTGCCCGGCCTCGCGGTCTCCGGCGTCGCCGGCCAGACCCAGGTCCGGATCCGCGGCACCGAGGCCAATCACACGCTCGTGCTCATCGACGGCATCGAAGTGTCGGACCCGTTTTTCGGCGAGTTCGATTTCGGCAGCCTCGCCATCGATTCTGCGGCGCGGATCGAGGTCCTGCGCGGCCAGCAGAGCGCGCTCTACGGCTCGGACGCGATTGGCGGCGTGATCCATTACATCACGCTGACCGGGCGCGAGGCGCCGGGTCCGCAGCTGCGCGCAGAGGGCGGCTCGTTCGGCACGTTCAACGCCGCCGCGCGCTATGCCGGGGTAGCGGGCGATGTCGACTATGCGATCTCCGCCACCCATCTCGGCACCGACGGTACGGTCGGAACACGCGGCGGGATGCGCGACCTCGACAAGCGCACGAACAGCGTCTCGGTCAACGCGCTCTGGACGCCTGCGTCCAATACGCGGCTGCGGTTCGTCGGCCGCTGGTCGAACACCGAAAGCGAGTTCAACAACCAGGATTTCACGCCCGGCAGCCCGACCTTCGGCTTTGCGGTCGATTCGCCCGGCACCTATGTCGAAAATCGCGGGCTCTACGCATTGGTCGGCGGCGAGGTCGACCTGCTCGACGGCCGCTGGACCCATGCGCTGACCGGGCAGATCGCCGATATCGACCGGGACGGCTTCAGCAACGACGTGCCGGACTCGGGGAATGAGGGGCAGCGGCTCAAGGCCTCCTATGTCTCCAGCCTGAGGCTGGGCACCGAGGCGCTCCGCCACACCATCACCTTCGCCGGCGACTGGGAACGCGAGCGCTTCCGCAACACGACGCCGGGCGGTTTCGCCTTCACGGGCCGCCGCCAGATCCGCAATCTCGGCCTCGTCGCCGAATATGGGCTGGTCGCGGGCGACCGGCTGGCCTTCGACGCCGCGCTGCGGTTCGACGACAATTCGCGTTTCGACGATACGCTGACCTACCGCGTGCAGGGCAGCTACCGTTTCGATTTCGGCCTGCGCGCCCGCGCCGCCGCGGGATCGGGGATCAAGAATCCGGGATTCTTCGAACTGTTCGGCTTTGTCGACGGACGCTTTATCGGCAATGCGGCGCTGAAGCCCGAACGCTCCGAAGGCTGGGAGATCGGCCTCGAACAGGAACTCGCCGATGGCGCCGTCACGATCGGCGCGACCTATTTCGACAGCACGCTGGAAGACGAGATCTTTACCGATTTCCCGCCGCCCGACTTCCTCGCCACGCCTGTCAACCGCACGACCGAATCGCGCCAGCACGGCGTCGAGACGTTCCTGCGCGCCCGGCTCGGCCCGCAATGGCGGATCGATGCGAGCTATACCCGGCTCACGGCGCGCGAAAACGGCACGCGCGAAATCCGGCGGCCGCGCGATACGGCCAATGTCGCGATCGCCTGGACGGCGCCGGAAGAGCGCGGCGGGCTGACGCTTGTCATCCGGCACAGCGGATCGCAGACCGACAACGCTTTTCTCGACCCCAGCTTCGTCCCGACGACCGTCACGCTCGACAGCTTCACGCTCGTCTCGCTGGCCGGGTCGCTCCGGCTGATCGAGGGCGTCGAGCTGACGGCCCGCGTCGAGAATCTGTTCGATGAGGAGTATGAGCAGATTTTCAGCTTCACCAATCCGGGCATCGGCGCCTTTGCCGGCGTCCGCGCCCGGTTCTGA
- a CDS encoding alpha/beta hydrolase encodes MKNVLLATAAAATALSAAGTAEAATSVRVMFESGGERLVGDLYLPDGYEPGDRLPAVIVTGAWTTVKEQMPRRYAIEMADRGYAALAFDFRNWGQSEGDRRYYESPELKTEDILAAAEFLATRGEVDPARIGGLGICASAGYMAGAAARSSHIRSLALVAPWLHDRPLVDTIYGGADGVTMLIGESRTADEMYELSGRLSLVPAAGDEGSDAIMQGAPYYVDPDQGAIPEYDNHFNLASWEPWLTFDAISIADGLGEVPVQIVHSEAAAIPDGAQRFFDRLAGPKTELWLDGVTQFDFYDQDAAVIRSSDTVAQHFQQTLR; translated from the coding sequence ATGAAGAATGTTCTGCTTGCCACCGCCGCCGCTGCGACCGCGCTGAGCGCTGCGGGCACCGCCGAGGCCGCGACCTCGGTCCGCGTCATGTTCGAGAGCGGCGGGGAGCGGCTCGTCGGCGATCTGTATCTGCCGGACGGCTATGAACCCGGCGACCGGCTGCCGGCCGTTATCGTGACCGGCGCCTGGACTACCGTGAAGGAACAGATGCCGCGCCGCTATGCGATCGAGATGGCCGATCGCGGTTATGCCGCGCTCGCCTTCGATTTCCGCAACTGGGGCCAGTCCGAAGGCGATCGGCGCTATTATGAAAGCCCCGAGCTCAAGACCGAGGATATCCTGGCCGCGGCCGAGTTCCTTGCGACCCGCGGCGAGGTCGATCCGGCGCGCATCGGCGGGCTCGGTATCTGCGCCAGCGCGGGCTACATGGCCGGCGCCGCCGCGCGGTCGTCCCATATCCGCTCGCTCGCGCTGGTCGCGCCCTGGCTGCACGACCGCCCGCTCGTCGATACGATCTATGGCGGTGCCGACGGCGTGACCATGCTGATCGGCGAGAGCCGCACGGCCGACGAGATGTACGAGCTGTCCGGCCGCCTCAGCCTCGTTCCCGCCGCGGGAGACGAAGGCAGCGACGCGATCATGCAGGGCGCGCCCTATTATGTGGATCCCGATCAGGGCGCGATCCCCGAATATGACAATCATTTCAACCTGGCGTCCTGGGAGCCCTGGCTGACCTTCGACGCGATTTCGATCGCCGACGGACTCGGCGAGGTCCCGGTGCAGATCGTCCATTCCGAGGCCGCGGCGATCCCGGACGGCGCGCAGCGTTTCTTCGACCGGCTCGCCGGGCCCAAGACGGAGCTCTGGCTCGACGGCGTCACCCAGTTCGATTTCTACGATCAGGACGCGGCGGTAATCCGGTCCAGTGACACGGTCGCGCAACATTTCCAGCAGACACTGCGTTAG
- a CDS encoding cobalamin-binding protein yields MSDALRIVSLLPSATEIAVALGLGDNLVGRSHECDFPPFVKDLPVCTSTRLEKGLRSVEIDRRVQEIVTQGLSMYEVDAPLLRRLAPDIILTQTQCAVCAVTPDDLETALADWMGEQPALISTAPDTLEDVWADIRAVGAAAGRAGKADTVIDDLKARLAKLARLRLPGEARPRIAAIEWFDPLMVAGNWIPELVSAAGGDPLFARAGEHSAFLDWDDLVAADPDLLILMPCGYQIPQSLADIEAVAGDPRWTAMRAVRAGHVYIADGHHFFNRPGPRIVESAEIVAQIVADWRGGSGGRAEHWMRYSG; encoded by the coding sequence ATGAGCGACGCGCTCCGGATCGTCTCGCTCCTGCCGAGCGCCACCGAAATCGCGGTGGCGCTCGGCCTCGGCGACAATCTCGTCGGGCGGTCGCATGAATGCGATTTCCCGCCTTTCGTGAAGGACCTGCCGGTCTGCACATCGACCCGGCTCGAAAAGGGGCTGCGGTCGGTCGAGATCGACCGGCGGGTGCAGGAAATCGTCACCCAGGGGCTCTCCATGTACGAAGTGGACGCACCGCTGCTCCGCCGGCTCGCGCCCGATATCATCCTCACCCAGACCCAGTGCGCGGTGTGTGCGGTCACGCCCGACGATCTCGAAACCGCGCTCGCCGACTGGATGGGAGAGCAGCCTGCGCTGATCTCGACCGCGCCCGATACGCTGGAAGATGTCTGGGCCGATATCCGCGCGGTCGGTGCGGCCGCAGGCCGCGCCGGGAAAGCCGATACGGTGATCGACGATCTCAAGGCGCGGCTGGCCAAGCTGGCCCGGCTCCGGCTTCCCGGAGAGGCCCGTCCGCGCATCGCCGCGATCGAATGGTTCGACCCGCTGATGGTGGCGGGCAACTGGATTCCCGAGCTCGTCTCGGCGGCGGGCGGCGATCCGCTGTTCGCGCGGGCCGGCGAACATTCGGCCTTTCTCGACTGGGACGATCTGGTCGCGGCCGATCCCGACCTCCTCATTCTGATGCCGTGCGGCTACCAGATTCCGCAGAGCCTGGCCGATATCGAGGCGGTCGCGGGCGATCCGCGCTGGACGGCGATGCGGGCGGTGCGCGCGGGCCATGTCTATATCGCCGACGGCCATCATTTCTTTAACCGGCCCGGACCGCGCATCGTCGAATCGGCCGAGATCGTGGCGCAGATCGTCGCGGACTGGCGCGGCGGATCGGGCGGGCGGGCGGAACACTGGATGCGCTATTCCGGGTGA